A stretch of Camelina sativa cultivar DH55 chromosome 18, Cs, whole genome shotgun sequence DNA encodes these proteins:
- the LOC104762759 gene encoding probable xyloglucan endotransglucosylase/hydrolase protein 6, whose protein sequence is MAKIYFPSFLDTYVLCILTLFAVMFIRSSARPTTFAEDFKAAWSESHIRQMDGGKAIQLVLDQSTGCGFASKRKYLFGRVSMKIKLIPGDSAGTVTAFYMNSDTNTVRDELDFEFLGNRSGQPYSVQTNIFAHGKGDREQRVNLWFDPALDFHTYTILWSHKHIVFYVDDVPIREYKNNEAKNIAYPTSQPMGVYSTLWEADDWATRGGLEKIDWKKAPFYAYYKDFDIEGCPVPGPTSCPSNPHNWWEGYAYQSLNAVEARRYRWVRVNHMVYDYCTDRSRFPVPPPECRA, encoded by the exons ATGGCTAAGATATATTTTCCTTCTTTCCTCGATACTTATGTTCTTTGCATTCTTACTCTCTTTGCGGTGATGTTCATCAGGAGTTCTGCTCGGCCCACGACATTCGCCGAGGATTTCAAAGCCGCATGGTCGGAGTCTCACATCCGCCAAATGGACGGAGGAAAAGCTATCCAGCTTGTCCTTGACCAGAGCACAG GATGTGGATTTGCTTCCAAAAGAAAGTATCTATTCGGACGAGTGAGCATGAAGATCAAACTTATTCCCGGAGACTCTGCCGGTACGGTCACCGCCTTCTAC ATGAACTCCGATACGAACACGGTGAGAGACGAGCTAGATTTCGAGTTCTTGGGAAACAGAAGTGGTCAACCTTACTCagtacaaacaaacatatttgcTCATGGTAAAGGAGATAGAGAACAAAGAGTTAATCTTTGGTTCGACCCGGCTTTGGATTTCCACACTTACACTATCTTATGGTCACACAAACACATTGT TTTTTACGTAGACGATGTGCCAATAagagaatacaaaaacaacGAAGCCAAGAACATAGCTTACCCAACATCACAACCTATGGGAGTTTACTCAACATTATGGGAAGCCGATGATTGGGCGACACGTGGTGGATTAGAGAAGATTGATTGGAAAAAAGCTCCCTTCTACGCTTATTACAAAGATTTTGACATCGAAGGTTGTCCTGTTCCTGGACCAACCTCTTGTCCATCGAACCCTCACAATTGGTGGGAAGGTTATGCTTATCAGTCGCTTAACGCCGTCGAAGCTCGCCGTTACCGATGGGTTAGAGTAAACCATATGGTTTATGATTATTGTACCGACCGGTCTAGGTTTCCAGTCCCACCACCCGAGTGTCGTGCTTGA
- the LOC104762761 gene encoding 2-oxoglutarate dehydrogenase, mitochondrial-like has translation MVWFRTGSSVAKLAIRRTLSQSQCCSYATRTRVLPSQTRCFHSTILKSKAESAAPVPRPVPLSKLTDSFLDGTSSVYLEELQRAWEADPDSVDESWDNFFRNFVGQASTSPGISGQTIQESMRLLLLVRAYQVNGHMKAKLDPLGLEERDIPEDLTPGLYGFTEADLDREFFLGVWRMSGFLSENRPVQTLRAILSRLEQAYCGTIGYEYMHIADREKCNWLRDKIETPTPRQYHSERRMVIYDRLAWSTQFENFLASKWTTAKRFGLEGAESLIPGMKEMFDRAADLGVESIVIGMPHRGRLNVLGNVVRKPLRQIFSEFSGGTRPVDEVGLYTGTGDVKYHLGTSYDRPTRGGKHLHLSLVANPSHLEAVDPVVMGKTRAKQYYTKDENRTKNMGILIHGDGSFAGQGVVYETLHLSALPNYCTGGTVHIVVNNQVAFTTDPRAGRSSQYCTDVAKALSAPIFHVNADDIEAVVHACELAAEWRQTFHSDVVVDLVCYRRFGHNEIDEPSFTQPKMYKVIRSHPFSLQIYQEKLLESGKVTQEDIDKIQKKVSSILNEEFGASKDYIPQKRDWLASHWTGFKSPEQISRVRNTGVKPEILKNVGKAISTFPENFKPHRGVKRVYEQRAQMIESGEGIDWGLGEALAFATLVVEGNHVRLSGQDVERGTFSHRHSVLHDQGTGKQYCPLDHLTMNQDPEMFTVSNSSLSEFGVLGFELGYSMENPNSLVIWEAQFGDFANGAQVMFDQFISSGEAKWLRQTGLVVLLPHGYDGQGPEHSSGRLERFLQMSDDNPYVIPEMDPTLRKQIQECNWQVVNVTTPANYFHVLRRQIHRDFRKPLIVMAPKNLLRHKQCVSNLSEFDDVKGHPGFDKQGTRFKRLIKDQSDHSDLEEGIRRLVLCSGKVYYELDEERKKSETKDVAICRVEQLCPFPYDLIQRELKRYPNAEIVWCQEEPMNMGGYQYIAPRLCTAMKALQRGNFNDIKYVGRLPSAATATGFYQLHVKEQTDLVKKALQPEPITPVVP, from the exons ATGGTTTGGTTTAGAACTGGTTCCTCTGTGGCTAAGCTTGCCATTAGAAGGACACTGTCTCAATCTCAGTGTTGTTCTTATGCTACTAGAACAAGGGTTTTGCCTTCTCAAACTAGATGTTTTCACTCTACTATACTCAAATCAAAGGCAGAGTCTGCTGCACCTGTTCCACGTCCTGTCCCACTTTCTAAGCTAACTGATAGTTTCTTAGATGGGACAAGCAGTGTGTATCTGGAAGAGCTACAAAGAGCTTGGGAAGCTGATCCCGACAGTGTTGATGAGTCCTGGGATAATTTCTTTCGGAATTTCGTGGGTCAGGCTTCTACTTCGCCTGGTATCTCGGGGCAAACCATTCAAGAAAGCATGCGTTTGTTGTTGCTAGTTAGAGCTTACCAGGTTAATGGCCACATGAAGGCCAAGCTTGACCCTTTGGGTCTGGAGGAGAGAGATATTCCTGAGGATCTTACGCCAGGTCTTTATGGGTTTACTGAGGCTGATCTTGATCGAGAGTTCTTTCTTGGTGTATGGAGGATGTCAGGGTTTCTCTCTGAGAACCGTCCCGTTCAAACACTAAGGGCTATACTCTCGAGGCTTGAGCAGGCTTACTGTGGGACTATAGGGTATGAGTACATGCACATTGCTGATAGAGAAAAATGTAACTGGTTGAGAGACAAGATCGAGACACCAACACCTCGACAGTACCATAGTGAGCGTCGGATGGTTATTTATGATAGGCTTGCCTGGAGCACACAGTTTGAGAATTTCTTGGCTTCTAAGTGGACCACGGCTAAACGATTTGGACTTGAAGGTGCTGAGTCTTTGATTCCTGGCATGAAGGAGATGTTCGATAGGGCTGCAGATCTTGGGGTAGAGAGCATAGTTATTGGTATGCCTCACAGGGGTAGACTTAACGTTTTGGGTAATGTTGTTAGAAAACCTCTGCGTCAGATATTCAGTGAGTTTAGCGGGGGTACTAGGCCAGTAGATGAAGTTGGGCTCTACACTGGAACAGGTGATGTGAAGTACCACTTGGGTACATCTTATGATCGCCCAACTAGAGGAGGCAAACATCTCCACTTGTCTTTGGTAGCAAATCCCAGTCACTTGGAAGCAGTAGATCCTGTTGTGATGGGTAAAACCAGAGCGAAACAATATTACACAAAAGACGAGAACAGAACAAAGAACATGGGTATTTTGATTCATGGGGATGGTAGCTTTGCCGGACAAGGTGTGGTATATGAAACTCTGCATCTTAGTGCACTTCCTAACTACTGTACTGGTGGAACAGTGCACATTGTGGTGAACAATCAAGTGGCTTTCACAACCGATCCCAGGGCAGGAAGGTCTTCACAGTATTGCACTGATGTTGCAAAGGCTTTAAGTGCTCCAATTTTCCATGTTAATGCGGATGACATTGAAGCAGTAGTGCATGCATGTGAGCTTGCTGCCGAGTGGCGCCAGACATTCCAttctgatgttgttgttgatttagtATGCTACCGTCGCTTTGGACATAACGAGATAGACGAACCATCCTTCACCCAACCAAAAATGTACAAG GTGATACGCAGTCATCCCTTCTCGCTTCAAATCTACCAGGAAAAGCTTTTGGAATCTGGAAAGGTAACACAAGAAGATATTGATAAGATTCAAAAGAAAGTAAGCTCTATCCTAAATGAAGAATTTGGGGCAAGTAAAGATTATATTCCCCAAAAACGGGACTGGCTGGCAAGTCATTGGACTGGATTCAAGTCACCTGAGCAGATATCTAGGGTCCGAAATACTGG AGTGAAGCCAGAGATTTTGAAGAATGTGGGAAAGGCAATCTCAACTTTCCCAGAGAACTTCAAGCCACACAGAGGGGTGAAAAGAGTTTATGAACAACGTGCTCAGATGATTGAATCGGGAGAAGGCATTGACTGGGGACTAGGAGAAGCTCTTGCTTTTGCTACACTTGTTGTGGAAGGCAACCACGTTCGGCTAAGTGGTCAAGATGTTGAAAGAGGAACGTTCAGTCATAGGCACTCAGTACTTCATGATCAAGGAACCGGCAAGCAATATTGCCCCTTAGATCACCTGACAATGAACCAAGACCCTGAAATGTTCACTGTCAGCAACAG TTCTCTTTCAGAATTTGGTGTTCTTGGATTCGAACTAGGTTACTCGATGGAGAATCCCAATTCTCTGGTAATATGGGAAGCTCAGTTTGGAGACTTTGCTAATGGCGCACAGGTTATGTTTGATCAGTTCATTAGCAGTGGGGAAGCCAAATGGCTCCGTCAAACCGGTCTAGTAGTTCTACTTCCTCATGGCTATGATGGTCAGGGTCCTGAACATTCCAGTGGAAGATTGGAACGTTTCCTTCAG ATGAGTGATGACAATCCCTATGTTATCCCTGAGATGGATCCAACTCTTCGTAAGCAGATTCAAGAATGTAATTGGCAAGTTGTTAATGTTACTACACCTGCCAACTATTTCCATGTTCTGCGTCGACAG ATACACAGGGACTTCCGCAAGCCTCTTATAGTGATGGCTCCCAAAAATTTGCTTCGTCACAAACAGTGTGTATCTAATCTCTCGGAATTTGATGATGTAAAAGGACATCCTGGTTTTGACAAGCAAGGAACTCGATTTAAACGATTGATCAAAGATCAAAGTGATCACTCTGATCTTGAAGAAGGTATAAGACGTCTAGTCCTCTGCTCTGGGAAG GTCTACTATGAGCTTGACGAAGAGCGCAAGAAGTCTGAAACAAAGGATGTAGCCATTTGCAGGGTAGAGCAGCTTTGCCCATTCCCTTATGATCTCATTCAAAGAGAACTAAAGCGATATCCAA ATGCAGAGATTGTGTGGTGTCAAGAAGAGCCGATGAACATGGGAGGATACCAATACATAGCACCAAGGCTTTGCACTGCGATGAAAGCGCTGCAAAGAGGAAACTTCAACGACATAAAATATGTAGGTCGTCTTCCTTCAGCTGCTACAGCGACAGGATTTTACCAGCTTCATGTTAAGGAGCAGACTGATCTTGTGAAGAAAGCTCTTCAACCTGAACCCATCACCCCCGTCGTCCCTTAA
- the LOC104744225 gene encoding protein CROWDED NUCLEI 4, whose protein sequence is MATSSSERFPITPAATKLMITPNSRVLKSPLTEEVMWKRLKEAGFDEQSIKERDKAALIAYIAKLESEVYDYQHNMGLLLLEKNELLSKYEEVKASVDEADLAHRRGQSAYVSALAEAKKREESLKKDVGVAKKCISSLEKTLHEMRAECAETKVSAESRMSEAHIMIEDALKKFADAETKLRSAETLQAEANRYHRIAERKLKEVESREDDLSRRLASFKSESEAKENEMIIERRTLNERRTSLQQEQEMLLDAQVSLNQREEHIFARSQELAELDKGLESAKRTFEEERKVFVDEKSNLEIALALLAKREEAFSERESSLLKKEQDLLVAEEKIASKESELIQNVLANQEVILRKRKSDVEAELERKSKLVDDELESKRRACELREVDIKQREDLVGEKEHDLEVQSRALAEKEKDITERSYTLDEKEKNLIATEEGNNLKTTLLENEKERLRKLDLDLQQSLVSLEDKRKRVDSATEKLEALKSETSELSTLEMRLKEELDDLRAQKLEMFAEADRLKVEKAKFEAEWEHIDVKREELRKEAEYITRQREAFSLYLKDERDNIKEERDALRNQHKHDVDALNQEREEFMNKMVEEHSEWLNKVQGERADFLLGIEMQKRELEYCIGTKREELENASREREKAFEQEKKLEEERIKSLKETAEIELQHVQVELKRLDAERLEIKLDRERREREWAELKDSIEELKVQREKLEKQRHMLQAEREEIRHEIEELKKLENLKVALDDMSMAKMQLSNLERSWEKVSALKQKVVSRDDELELQNGVSTVSNSEDGYNSSMERQNGSTPSSATPFSWIKRYTNLIFKSSPGKSSRMHQHEEGGGLPSEMLKLDSSKREEKAYTEGMSIAVERLEAGRKRRGNAAGNDASEPSNNKKRKHDVTQKSSDEADTQSVISSPQNVPEDKHELPSSQTQMPSGMVVISETVKVTTVTCETEVTNKVTTLDYSENPTEAGMGEEKPDSDCDQTGINASDDGGIET, encoded by the exons ATGGCAACTTCCAGTTCCGAACGATTCCCGATAACGCCGGCGGCTACTAAATTGATGATTACGCCTAATTCTAGGGTTTTGAAAAGCCCTCTAACTGAAGAAGTCATGTGGAAGCGTCTCAAGGAAGCTGGTTTTGATGAACAATCAATCAAGGAGAGAGATAAAGCTGCCCTAATTGCTTATATAGCCAAGCTGGAATCTGAG GTTTATGATTACCAACACAACATGGGTCTTCTCCTTTTGGAGAAAAACGAATTGCTGTCGAAGTATGAGGAGGTTAAAGCCTCTGTGGATGAGGCCGACCTAGCACATAGGCGAGGTCAATCTGCATATGTCTCTGCCTTAGCTGAAGCAAAGAAACGAGAAGAGAGTTTGAAGAAGGATGTCGGGGTTGCGAAAAAGTGTATCTCTAGT ttggagAAGACTTTGCATGAGATGCGTGCAGAATGTGCCGAGACGAAAGTTTCTGCTGAGAGTAGAATGTCTGAAGCTCATATTATGATTGAGGATGCCCTGAAGAAATTTGCAGATGCTGAAACAAAATTGCGCTCAGCAGAAACTTTACAAGCTGAAGCTAACCGTTATCACCGAATTGCAGAGAGGAAATTGAAGGAAGTTGAAAGTCGTGAAGATGATCTTTCTCGGCGTCTTGCATCTTTCAAGTCTGA ATCTGAAGCGAAAGAGAACGAGATGATTATTGAGCGACGGACTTTAAATGAGAGGCGGACGAGCTTGCAGCAAGAGCAAGAAATGTTATTGGATGCACAAGTTTCACTAAATCAAAGAGAAGAGCACATATTTGCTAGATCCCAAGAATTAGCTGAACTTGATAAGGGGTTAGAGTCTGCAAAGCGTACATTTGAGGAGGAACGTAAAGTCTTCGTAGACGAAAAATCCAATCTGGAGATCGCACTAGCGTTGCTTGCTAAAAGAGAAGAG GCCTTTTCTGAAAGGGAATCTTCACTACTTAAGAAGGAGCAAGACCTGCTTGTTGCTGAAGAAAAAATTGCGAGCAAGGAATCT GAACTGATTCAGAACGTCTTAGCGAATCAAGAAGTTATCCTGAGGAAAAGAAAATCCGATGTGGAAGCAGAATTGGAACGTAAGAGCAAATTGGTGGATGATGAATTGGAGAGCAAGAGACGTGCTTGTGAATTAAGGGAGGTTGATATCAAGCAGAGGGAAGACCTAGTTGGTGAAAAGGAGCATGACTTGGAAGTTCAATCAAGAGCATTggcagagaaagaaaaggatatAACAGAGAGGTCTTATACTCttgatgagaaagagaagaatttgATTGCTACAGAGGAAGGTAACAACCTTAAGACAACTCTTCTGGAGAATGAGAAGGAACGGCTTAGAAAATTGGACCTAGATCTGCAGCAGTCTTTGGTGTCATTAGAAGACAAGAGAAAACGTGTTGATTCTGCAACAGAAAAACTTGAAGCCTTGAAGAGTGAGACAAGCGAATTATCTACTTTGGAGATGAGACTCAAGGAGGAGTTAGATGATTTGAGGGCCCAAAAGCTTGAAATGTTTGCTGAAGCAGATAGATTGAAGGTGGAGAAAGCTAAATTTGAAGCTGAGTGGGAACACATTGATGTGAAAAGGGAAGAGTTAAGAAAAGAAGCAGAGTATATAACTCGTCAAAGGGAGGCTTTTTCACTGTATCTCAAGGACGAGCGTGATAACATCAAAGAGGAAAGAGATGCATTGAGAAATCAGCACAAACACGATGTGGATGCACTAAACCAAGAGCGAGAAGAATTCATGAATAAGATGGTGGAGGAGCATTCTGAGTGGCTTAACAAGGTACAAGGTGAGCGAGCTGATTTCTTGTTGGGAATTGAGATGCAGAAAAGAGAGTTGGAGTATTGCATCGGAACTAAACGAGAAGAATTGGAAAATGCttcgagggagagagagaaggctTTTGAGCAAGAGAAGAAGTTGGAGGAGGAGCGCATAAAGTCTCTCAAGGAAACCGCCGAAATCGAGTTACAACATGTCCAAGTAGAACTGAAGAGGTTGGATGCTGAGAGGTTGGAAATTAAACTGGATcgtgaaagaagagagagggagTGGGCTGAGTTAAAGGATTCGATTGAGGAGCTAAAGGTGCAAAGAGAAAAACTAGAGAAGCAAAGGCATATGCTTCAAGCTGAAAGAGAGGAAATCCGACATGAGATTGAAGAACTGAAGAAATTAGAGAATCTGAAAGTCGCTTTAGATGATATGTCAATGGCTAAAATGCAGCTGTCCAATTTAGAGCGTAGCTGGGAAAAGGTTTCTGCTTTGAAGCAGAAGGTTGTTTCTAGGGATGATGAACTAGAGTTGCAAAATGGAGTCAGCACTGTGAGTAATAGCGAAGATGGCTACAACTCTTCTATGGAAAGACAGAACGGTTCAACCCCTTCATCTGCCACTCCATTTTCATGGATAAAACGATACACTAATCTGATATTCAAGTCTTCTCCAGGGAAATCCTCCCGAATGCATCAAcatgaagaaggaggaggattgCCTTCAGAAATGTTGAAGCTAGATTCatcgaaaagagaagaaaaggctTACACCGAGGGGATGTCTATTGCAGTAGAAAGACTTGAAGCAGGAAGGAAAAGAAGAGGTAATGCAGCTGGAAATGACGCTAGTGAACCAAGCAATAACAAGAAGAGGAAACATGACGTCACCCAAAAATCTTCTGATGAAGCTGATACCCAGAG TGTCATTTCAAGCCCTCAAAACGTGCCTGAAGACAAACATGAACTGCCATCAAGCCAAACCCAGATGCCAAGTGGTATGGTAGTCATCAGTGAGACCGTTAAGGTGACGACAGTAACCTGTGAGACAGAGGTGACCAACAAAGTCACAACCCTTGACTACTCAGAAAATCCTACTGAAGCAGGAATGGGAGAGGAGAAACCAGATAGTGATTGCGATCAG ACCGGGATAAACGCTTCCGATGATGGTGGTATTGAAACATGA
- the LOC104762765 gene encoding branched-chain-amino-acid aminotransferase 5, chloroplastic has translation MERGGVVSGGFHQNYILYPSRAAAFTTRLHYPFSSIRNSPSSSLRIRHSPCSISSSFIIHEVSRNRCDAVSSNSYSTDVTEFAEIEIDWDKIDFGFKPTDYMYSMKCSRGGDFSNGQLQPFGNIEVNPSAAVLNYGQGLFEGLKAYRKQDGNILLFRPEENAIRMRNGADRMCMPSPTVQQFVEAVKTTVLANKRWIPPPGKGSLYIRPLLMGTGAVLGLAPAPEYTFLIFVSPVGNYFKEGVAPINLIVENEFHRATPGGTGGVKTIGNYAAVLKAQSIAKAKGYSDVLYLDCVHNRYLEEVSSCNIFIVKDNVISTPEIKGTILPGITRKSIIEVARSLGFKVEERNVTVDELVEADEVFCTGTAVVLSPVGSITYKSQRFSYGEDGFGTVSKQLYTSLTSLQMGLTEDNMNWTVQLS, from the exons ATGGAGAGAGGCGGCGTAGTCTCAGGAGGTTTTCACCAAAATTACATCCTATATCCTTCACGCGCCGCCGCTTTCACCACGCGCCTCCACTACCCTTTCTCCTCCATCAGAAACTCGCCGTCTTCCTCTCTCAGA ATTCGCCACTCTCCTTGTTCCATCTCTTCCAGTTTCATCATTCATGAAGTTTCCCGTAATCGATGCGACGCCGTTTCCTCTAATTCTTACAGCACCGATGTGACTGAATTCGCCGAAATTGAAATTGATTGGGACAAGatcgattttggttttaaaccTACGGATTACATGTACTCCATGAAATGTAGCCGTGGTGGTGATTTCTCTAATGGTCAATTGCAACCTTTTGGTAACATTGAGGTTAACCCTTCAGCTGCTGTCCTCAACTATGGCCAA ggtTTGTTTGAAGGTCTTAAGGCTTACAGAAAACAAGACGGCAATATACTCCTCTTCCGTCCCGAGGAGAACGCCATCCGAATGAGGAACGGTGCTGACAGAATGTGCATGCCTTCTCCAACCGTCCAACAGTTTGTTGAGGCTGTGAAAACAACTGTATTAGCAAATAAACGTTGG atTCCACCTCCAGGTAAAGGATCATTATACATAAGGCCATTGCTAATGGGAACTGGAGCTGTTCTTGGCCTTGCTCCTGCTCCTGAATACACTTTCCTTATCTTCGTTTCTCCTGTCGGGAACTACTTcaag GAAGGTGTGGCGCCGATCAACTTGATTGTTGAAAATGAATTCCATCGTGCAACTCCTGGCGGTACTGGAGGTGTTAAAACCATTGGTAATTATGCTGCA GTCTTGAAGGCACAGTCGATTGCGAAAGCTAAAGGGTACTCTGATGTTTTATATCTTGATTGCGTTCACAACAGATATCTCGAGGAGGTTTCATCTTGCAACATTTTCATTGTGAAG GATAATGTGATCTCAACTCCTGAAATCAAAGGAACCATCTTGCCTGGAATTACCCGGAAGAGTATTATCGAAGTGGCTCGTAGCCTAGGTTTCAAG GTGGAGGAACGAAATGTGACAGTTGATGAATTGGTAGAAGCGGATGAGGTTTTCTGCACAGGAACGGCTGTCGTTTTATCTCCGGTCGGAAGCATTACTTACAAAAgccaaag GTTTTCTTATGGAGAAGATGGTTTTGGAACTGTCTCGAAACAGCTGTACACTTCCTTGACTAGCCTCCAAATGGGTCTGACCGAAGATAACATGAACTGGACTGTTCAGTTGAGTTAA